One segment of Danio aesculapii chromosome 3, fDanAes4.1, whole genome shotgun sequence DNA contains the following:
- the dhx58 gene encoding probable ATP-dependent RNA helicase DHX58, which produces MELNLRPYQEEVVQAALRGENSIIWLPTGGGKTRAAVYIADKHLETKANAKVAVLVNKVHLVDQHYMKEFGQYLRHKYRIKAISGDSSEKDFFGRLVRVSDLVICTAQILENALNNMDEDKHVEITDFTLLVIDECHHTNKESVYNKIMWRYMEKKVRKEGRLPQILGLTASPGTGGNKSLDKAVEHVLQICANLDSKIVSTKNYTPMLQSFVPKPKKEYDIVERRDKDPFGDHLKSMMIMIHEFMPATVSRSLRELGTQEYEADVVELEKAGVKAKNRLIAQCALHLRKYNDALLINDTIRMVDAFRVLEEFYNSRSSKLLDGTDLFLQGLFVENSLELKHLASDPRYENPKLAQLQSRLLEEFQDTNSRGIIFSKTRRGTHCLNDWVKSNPELQRVNITAGILTGAGTGANNMTQTEQKSVISHFRQGYLNLLISTSVAEEGLDIPECNLVVRYGLLTNEIAQQQASGRARASNSVYSVVADVGGREVRKELVNEYLEDLTARAIDEVQRMSPVDFRHKVFELQKTAVVIRMEAERKRDAKKQRYTPGQVQLQCRSCFTSVCSGGDIRKIENSHHVNINTEFKNYYKVGGQVNMERTFEDWEPGRIISCRHCEEDWGFEIKFKKVAILPCLKIKSFSFNTPKETKPYKKWKDVEFQVTEFDFIEYMSNRFPDLDLSD; this is translated from the exons ATGGAGCTCAATCTCAGGCCATATCAGGAAGAGGTGGTGCAGGCGGCTCTAAGAGGAGAGAACAGTATCATCTGGCTGCCCACCGGTGGAGGGAAAACCCGTGCTGCGGTTTACATCGCTGATAAACACCTGGAGACTAAAGCCAACGCCAAAGTGGCAGTGCTCGTCAATAAG GTGCACCTGGTAGACCAGCACTATATGAAAGAATTTGGCCAATACCTAAGGCACAAATACAGGATAAAGGCAATTAGTGGTGACAGCAGTGAGAAAGACTTCTTTGGGCGTCTCGTTAGAGTCTCAGACCTGGTCATCTGCACGGCTCAGATCCTGGAAAATGCTCTGAACAACATGGATGAGGACAAGCACGTGGAGATCACTG ACTTTACCCTACTGGTCATAGATGAATGTCATCACACCAATAAGGAGAGTGTCTATAACAAGATTATGTGGCGTTACATGGAGAAGAAAGTAAGAAAAGAAGGCAGACTGCCTCAGATTTTGGGCCTCACAGCATCACCTGGTACAGGAGGAAACAAGTCATTGGATAAAGCTGTTGAACATGTCCTGCAG ATCTGTGCCAATCTGGATTCAAAAATTGTGTCCACAAAGAACTACACGCCGATGCTGCAGAGTTTTGTGCCAAAACCCAAAAAGGAATATGACATTGTCGAAAGAAGAGATAAA GATCCATTTGGCGACCACTTGAAGTCAATGATGATAATGATTCATGAGTTTATGCCAGCAACGGTGAGTCGCAGTCTGCGAGAACTTGGCACCCAGGAATATGAGGctgatgtggtggaactggagaaaGCAG GTGTAAAAGCAAAGAACAGACTGATCGCTCAGTGCGCTTTGCATCTACGCAAATACAACGATGCCCTTCTCATTAATGACACCATTCGCATGGTGGATGCGTTCAGAGTGCTGGAGGAGTTTTACAATTCAAGAAGCAGCAAGTTACTGGATGGAACAGATCTCTTTCTACAAGGACTTTTCGTTG AGAACAGTCTGGAGCTAAAACATCTGGCATCGGATCCCCGATATGAAAACCCCAAACTGGCTCAACTGCAGAGCAGATTGCTAGAAGAGTTCCAAGACACTAATTCTCGCGGAATCATCTTCTCAAAGACGCGCAGGGGCACACATTGTCTGAATGACTGGGTGAAGTCAAACCCTGAGCTGCAGAGGGTCAACATCACTGCTGGCATTCTGACGGGAGCCGGTACTGGCGCTAACAACATGACACAG ACCGAACAGAAGAGCGTCATCAGTCATTTTAGACAAGGATACCTCAACCTCCTCATCTCCACCAGTGTGGCCGAGGAAGGACTGGACATTCCTGAATGCAACTTGGTTGTGCGTTACGGGCTGTTGACCAATGAAATCGCTCAGCAGCAGGCCAGCGGACGAGCTCGAGCTTCCAACAGTGTCTACTCTGTGGTGGCTGACGTAGGTGGACGGGAAGTGCGCAAAGAACTTGTCAACGAGTATCTAGAAGATCTCACCGCAAGAGCTATTGATGAAGTACAGCGCATGAGTCCTGTGGACTTTAGACACAag GTGTTTGAGCTCCAGAAAACCGCTGTGGTGATTCGGATGGAGGCTGAAAGGAAGAGGGATGCGAAAAAGCAGCGCTACACTCCAGGTCAGGTTCAGCTTCAGTGCAGAAGCTGCTTCACTTCCGTCTGCAGCGGAGGAGATATCAGGAAGATCGAGAACTCGCACCATGTCAACATTAACACTGAGTTTAA AAATTACTATAAAGTTGGTGGCCAAGTGAATATGGAGAGGACCTTTGAAGACTGGGAGCCTGGACGGATTATCAGCTGCAGACACTGTGAAGAG GACTGGGGATTCGAGATTAAATTCAAGAAAGTGGCAATTCTCCCCTGTCTTAAAATAAAGAGCTTCTCCTTTAACACCCCTAAAGAAACAAAGCCTTACAAGAAGTGGAAGGATGTTGAGTTTCAGGTGACAGAATTTGACTTTATTGAGTACATGAGCAACCGTTTCCCTGACCTGGACTTGTCTGACTGA